In Maridesulfovibrio sp., a single genomic region encodes these proteins:
- a CDS encoding S24 family peptidase, with product MSFYTDMVEGLKSMIGPGKKYTNPTQMAKACGVAPNQIIRYIRQERGKHIQVVAKVLDEVGARIVFPGGTPECPNTGFTTVQEGITRPDESGESLTPSGSESRIAFAADRLADMGSADDMIFVNVTGDAMSPRIEDGDGIIVDQSQRELYEGRIYAFRIDREIVIRRVAKEPGKIILVSDNRDSEPRTISLQIGDEFRGWAALGRVVFVAKDLA from the coding sequence ATGAGTTTTTATACGGATATGGTCGAGGGATTGAAGAGTATGATCGGCCCGGGGAAAAAATATACCAACCCCACGCAGATGGCCAAAGCATGCGGAGTGGCACCCAATCAGATCATCAGGTACATCCGGCAGGAAAGAGGCAAGCACATACAGGTGGTGGCAAAAGTGCTTGACGAGGTCGGGGCCCGTATTGTTTTTCCCGGAGGGACACCAGAATGTCCGAACACCGGGTTTACCACAGTTCAGGAGGGTATTACCCGTCCGGACGAGAGCGGCGAGTCACTGACTCCTTCCGGGAGTGAAAGCCGGATTGCATTCGCCGCTGACCGGCTTGCCGACATGGGGTCTGCGGATGATATGATATTTGTCAACGTCACTGGCGATGCCATGAGCCCGAGAATTGAGGACGGGGACGGGATCATTGTGGATCAGTCTCAAAGGGAGCTGTACGAGGGGCGCATATACGCCTTCCGCATTGACAGGGAAATTGTTATCCGCAGGGTGGCAAAAGAACCGGGCAAAATCATTCTTGTGTCGGACAACAGGGATTCCGAGCCGAGGACCATCAGCCTGCAAATAGGGGATGAGTTTCGCGGCTGGGCCGCTTTGGGAAGGGTGGTTTTCGTGGCCAAGGACCTGGCCTGA
- a CDS encoding helix-turn-helix domain-containing protein: protein MISGEASIGRKFPEQDEMKGMSAESLLRILGDEAAERLMYYWGGARVSVPGIKDLSRVRLRERIRQAYADGATPAQIAERFGISVRTAQRLRAHQTDIE from the coding sequence ATGATTTCAGGAGAAGCTTCGATAGGACGAAAGTTTCCTGAACAGGACGAGATGAAAGGTATGTCGGCAGAGAGCCTGCTCAGGATACTGGGAGACGAAGCTGCGGAACGGCTTATGTACTACTGGGGCGGAGCAAGGGTTTCCGTACCGGGCATAAAGGATCTGAGCCGGGTGCGCCTGCGGGAAAGGATACGACAGGCTTATGCCGATGGAGCCACTCCGGCCCAGATTGCGGAAAGGTTCGGGATTTCGGTAAGAACAGCGCAAAGATTGCGGGCGCATCAGACCGACATTGAATGA
- a CDS encoding glutamine--tRNA ligase/YqeY domain fusion protein, with product MSESNTESSVGKNFITAIIDNDNETGKYDGRVATRFPPEPNGYLHIGHAKSICLNFGLAMDYKGTCNLRFDDTNPVKEEVEYVESIQEDVHWLGFDWEDRKFYSSDYFGKLYDFAVQLIKGGHAYVDSLSAEEIREYRGTLTEPGKNSPYRDRSVDENLELFEKMKNGEFADGEHVLRAKIDMAAPNVILRDPTIYRIRKAHHHRTGDDWCIYPMYDFTHCISDSLEGITHSICTLEFENNRALYDWVLETLGVYRPQQIEFARLNLSYTVMSKRRLIQLVEEGHVSGWDDPRMPTISGMRRRGYSPASIRNFCERIGVAKAANMVDFALLEFSVREDLNAHSPRFMGVINPIRLVIENYPEDKTEEFECQNNPENPEAGTRMVPFSRTLYIERDDFMEDAPKKFFRLSVGREVRLRAAYYVTCTGVIKDENGEVVELRCTYDPETRGGWSKDGRKVKGTIHWVSVEHAVEAEVRLYEHLFTKENPMDNKDGSDFKAHINPDSLEVRPNCYVEPALDKVEPGFRCQFERIGYFCSDPDSTPEKPVFNRTVGLRDTWKKIEKKQQK from the coding sequence ATGTCAGAAAGCAATACCGAATCAAGTGTTGGAAAAAATTTCATCACCGCAATCATAGATAATGATAATGAAACAGGAAAATACGATGGCAGGGTTGCCACCCGTTTTCCTCCCGAACCGAACGGCTACCTGCATATAGGACACGCCAAATCCATATGTCTCAACTTCGGTCTAGCAATGGACTACAAAGGCACCTGCAACCTGCGCTTTGACGACACCAACCCGGTCAAGGAAGAAGTCGAATATGTGGAATCCATACAGGAAGACGTCCACTGGCTCGGGTTCGACTGGGAGGACCGCAAATTTTATTCCTCCGACTATTTCGGCAAACTGTACGACTTCGCCGTACAGCTGATCAAGGGCGGACACGCATACGTGGACAGCCTGAGTGCGGAAGAAATACGTGAATACAGGGGAACACTCACTGAACCGGGCAAAAACAGCCCTTACCGGGACCGCTCAGTGGATGAGAACCTCGAATTGTTCGAAAAGATGAAAAACGGTGAATTCGCAGACGGTGAACATGTCCTGCGGGCCAAAATAGATATGGCTGCTCCGAATGTGATTCTGCGCGACCCGACAATATACCGCATCAGAAAAGCGCACCACCACAGGACCGGGGACGACTGGTGCATCTACCCTATGTACGACTTCACTCATTGCATTTCCGACTCTCTGGAAGGAATAACCCACTCTATCTGTACACTTGAATTCGAAAACAACCGTGCTCTTTACGACTGGGTTCTGGAAACTCTCGGAGTATACAGGCCGCAGCAGATTGAATTCGCCAGACTTAATCTGAGCTACACGGTAATGAGTAAACGCAGACTGATCCAGCTTGTCGAGGAAGGCCATGTTTCCGGATGGGACGACCCCCGCATGCCCACAATTTCGGGCATGAGAAGACGCGGATACTCTCCGGCATCCATCCGCAATTTCTGCGAACGCATCGGAGTGGCCAAGGCAGCCAACATGGTTGATTTCGCCCTGCTGGAATTTTCCGTGAGAGAAGACCTCAATGCCCACTCTCCCAGATTCATGGGTGTGATCAACCCCATTCGTCTGGTTATCGAGAACTATCCCGAGGACAAGACCGAAGAATTCGAATGCCAGAATAATCCTGAAAATCCGGAAGCAGGAACACGCATGGTTCCTTTTTCCCGCACACTGTACATTGAGCGGGATGATTTCATGGAAGACGCTCCCAAAAAATTCTTCCGTCTCTCGGTCGGCAGGGAAGTCCGCCTCAGGGCTGCCTATTACGTAACCTGCACCGGAGTTATCAAGGACGAAAACGGTGAGGTGGTCGAACTGCGCTGCACCTATGACCCTGAAACAAGGGGAGGCTGGTCCAAGGACGGCCGCAAAGTCAAAGGGACCATTCACTGGGTATCGGTTGAACACGCGGTGGAAGCGGAAGTCCGTCTTTACGAGCACCTGTTCACCAAGGAAAATCCCATGGACAACAAGGACGGCTCAGACTTCAAGGCCCACATCAACCCGGATTCTCTGGAAGTCCGTCCAAATTGTTACGTGGAACCGGCGCTCGACAAGGTTGAGCCTGGATTCCGCTGCCAGTTCGAGAGGATCGGATATTTTTGTTCCGACCCGGACTCGACCCCGGAAAAGCCGGTATTCAACAGGACCGTAGGTCTTAGGGATACATGGAAAAAAATTGAGAAAAAACAGCAGAAATAG
- a CDS encoding diguanylate cyclase, which produces MNKKKFPVIKRFAIRFLPVAVFILAVAVIVHINQRAQYVESVRSNELSMIYSDYITMTGWLESGIEDVSFLAGLVEKKMCRAGASPACMDDIADTFTTFAQENRNCVQVRLLSSQGQELVRINVEEGKASRVEKKQLQDKSGRDYFRDSKGIGKGVYVSAFDLNIEFGKISEPRLPVIRFMKNIFGRENEPLGVLVINLSGNSLLEFIKKTSESSFGWCGLANKSGGWLVAPERSLDWLFLFGEKSGYMMDTFPHEWELIRKGNSGQFTSGEGLFTYDTVKPSSFSSSFKHNVIFNENWKIIGMVDESNLVAPFSNVTIALFGLLYLMSGFFFWRMTVSTLESEKMREALEESERRFMDVADAAGEFIWETGPDGCFVFVTGRAGDILGYSAEELIGRSPFDFVDEESSWEVRKEFLDAAHNGNSFNGLVFKFVNREGRKLWLEFNGVPVFDAQGTVTGFRGATSDITAQQKALQDLTDRENMLQSISDSVQDALVLMDENGLVHFWNQAAESIFGYTSEEMLGESLRCCILEEDNEDISGTEEGADGVEGLFSRHGSFTVNVRRKTGKIFPAEVLLSPLRKDEQWWVVGTIRDVTERKEAEDKLRKLATTDPLTGLANRRHFMESAEEALERSLRYGHELSLMMMDIDFFKNVNDMYGHDAGDDVLKGLAAAGLKILRQIDVFGRIGGEEFSILLPDTGLEGARIVAERLRQEIEKTRMITRSGELTITVSIGVANLNEQTRSLEHLLKAADIGLYAAKHAGRNRVEIQISPDGSVEKK; this is translated from the coding sequence ATGAATAAAAAGAAATTCCCTGTAATCAAGCGTTTTGCCATACGCTTTCTTCCGGTAGCCGTATTCATCCTCGCCGTTGCTGTAATAGTCCACATCAACCAGCGCGCACAGTATGTGGAAAGTGTCCGAAGTAACGAACTGAGCATGATCTACAGCGACTACATTACCATGACAGGGTGGCTTGAATCCGGCATTGAAGATGTAAGCTTTCTGGCCGGACTGGTGGAAAAAAAGATGTGCCGGGCGGGTGCATCTCCAGCCTGTATGGACGATATTGCGGACACATTCACAACTTTTGCCCAGGAAAACCGCAATTGCGTTCAGGTCCGGCTGCTTTCGTCACAGGGCCAGGAGCTTGTGCGGATCAATGTTGAAGAAGGGAAAGCCAGCCGAGTTGAAAAAAAACAACTTCAGGACAAAAGCGGACGCGATTACTTCCGTGACTCCAAAGGGATAGGGAAAGGAGTTTATGTCTCGGCCTTTGACCTCAACATTGAGTTCGGGAAAATAAGTGAACCGAGGCTCCCCGTAATACGGTTCATGAAAAACATTTTTGGTCGCGAAAACGAACCCCTCGGAGTGCTGGTTATAAACCTCTCCGGCAACAGCCTGCTGGAATTCATCAAAAAAACTTCAGAATCATCTTTCGGCTGGTGCGGGCTGGCCAACAAATCCGGAGGGTGGCTGGTAGCTCCGGAGAGAAGCCTGGACTGGCTTTTTCTATTCGGAGAAAAAAGCGGCTACATGATGGATACATTCCCGCACGAATGGGAACTTATCCGCAAAGGAAATTCAGGACAATTCACGTCCGGCGAAGGGCTTTTCACCTACGACACGGTAAAACCGTCCAGCTTTTCATCCTCTTTCAAACACAATGTGATCTTCAACGAAAACTGGAAAATAATTGGCATGGTAGATGAGAGCAACCTGGTTGCCCCGTTCAGCAATGTCACTATCGCCCTTTTCGGACTTCTTTATCTGATGAGCGGATTTTTTTTCTGGCGGATGACGGTCTCCACGCTCGAAAGCGAAAAAATGCGGGAAGCATTGGAGGAAAGCGAGAGACGGTTTATGGATGTGGCAGATGCTGCGGGAGAATTCATCTGGGAAACAGGGCCCGACGGCTGCTTTGTCTTTGTTACCGGCCGTGCAGGCGATATTCTCGGTTACAGCGCCGAAGAACTCATCGGCAGATCGCCTTTCGACTTTGTTGATGAAGAGTCTTCATGGGAAGTCCGCAAGGAATTTCTCGATGCGGCCCATAACGGCAACAGCTTCAACGGACTGGTTTTCAAATTCGTAAACAGGGAAGGCCGAAAACTCTGGCTGGAATTCAACGGAGTCCCGGTCTTTGACGCACAGGGAACTGTGACCGGTTTTCGCGGAGCGACATCGGACATCACGGCGCAGCAGAAAGCTCTGCAGGACCTGACAGACCGTGAAAACATGCTCCAGAGTATAAGTGATTCGGTTCAGGACGCCCTTGTGCTTATGGATGAAAACGGGCTTGTCCACTTCTGGAATCAGGCCGCTGAAAGTATTTTCGGCTACACATCGGAAGAAATGCTGGGTGAAAGCCTCCGGTGCTGCATTCTCGAAGAAGATAACGAGGATATTTCCGGAACAGAAGAAGGGGCAGACGGAGTTGAAGGACTTTTTTCCCGGCACGGTTCCTTCACCGTTAATGTAAGGCGCAAGACCGGAAAAATTTTTCCCGCCGAAGTCCTTCTCTCCCCGCTTCGCAAGGATGAACAATGGTGGGTTGTGGGAACAATCAGGGATGTAACCGAGCGCAAGGAAGCGGAAGACAAACTCAGAAAACTGGCCACCACCGACCCCCTGACAGGATTGGCCAACCGCCGCCACTTCATGGAAAGCGCCGAAGAAGCTCTTGAGCGCTCCCTCCGTTACGGGCACGAGCTTTCCCTTATGATGATGGACATAGACTTCTTCAAGAACGTCAATGACATGTATGGACATGATGCGGGAGATGATGTCCTCAAAGGTCTGGCAGCAGCCGGACTGAAAATTCTGCGTCAGATAGATGTATTCGGCAGGATAGGAGGAGAGGAATTTTCCATTCTGCTGCCGGATACGGGGCTGGAAGGCGCCAGAATAGTTGCAGAACGACTGCGGCAGGAAATAGAAAAGACAAGAATGATTACCCGTTCCGGAGAACTGACAATCACTGTCAGCATAGGTGTAGCAAACCTGAACGAACAGACCAGGTCCCTTGAACACCTGCTGAAGGCGGCGGATATCGGTCTATATGCCGCAAAGCATGCGGGCAGGAACAGGGTGGAAATACAGATTTCTCCGGACGGTTCCGTTGAAAAAAAATAG
- a CDS encoding BMP family ABC transporter substrate-binding protein — MKKTVSHLALAVILLAFGLACACPSPCFAHKFVVGFVASGSAIDDDSFNSMTVAGLRKLEKNNHVRIEVRQGGFSLEEHKKQIKSLLDCGAQVIVINFSSDLDKLLEFISQYPEIPFIINDARVSGYANVSSTVYNQRMGSCLVGALCAWQTATDRIGFIGANEMPIIKDFLCGFKEGIRLSDRDVQIETAFVRRGNNWEGFEDPEQASVIAARMYNSGVDIIYAVAGLSGNGVIAAARKSGNYVIGVDSDQDGIAKGTVLTSMMKRLDVAVYNEVLSVLEGRFIPGPKEYNISNNGIGLTEMKYSKDLIAEDVLQKLAELKEKLSKGLIRLDCPDK, encoded by the coding sequence ATGAAAAAGACAGTGTCCCATCTGGCTCTGGCAGTAATACTGCTCGCGTTCGGACTGGCCTGTGCCTGCCCGTCCCCCTGCTTTGCACACAAGTTCGTTGTGGGTTTTGTTGCAAGCGGCTCGGCAATTGATGACGACTCTTTCAACAGCATGACCGTTGCAGGTTTGCGAAAGCTGGAAAAAAACAACCATGTACGGATTGAAGTCCGGCAGGGCGGCTTCTCCCTTGAGGAGCACAAAAAACAGATCAAATCGCTGCTTGATTGTGGGGCTCAGGTTATTGTCATCAATTTTTCATCTGATCTGGACAAACTTCTTGAATTCATAAGCCAATATCCCGAAATCCCGTTCATAATCAACGATGCAAGGGTCAGCGGATACGCCAATGTATCTTCAACCGTTTATAACCAGCGCATGGGCTCATGCCTGGTAGGGGCACTCTGTGCATGGCAGACCGCGACAGATCGGATAGGATTCATAGGGGCCAACGAGATGCCTATTATCAAGGATTTTCTCTGCGGCTTCAAAGAAGGAATCCGTCTTTCAGATCGCGATGTACAAATAGAGACGGCGTTCGTCCGCAGGGGAAACAACTGGGAAGGATTCGAAGACCCCGAACAGGCCAGCGTGATAGCAGCCCGCATGTACAACTCAGGAGTCGACATAATATACGCTGTTGCCGGACTGTCCGGCAACGGAGTTATTGCCGCGGCACGCAAAAGCGGAAACTACGTTATCGGGGTGGATTCGGATCAGGACGGCATTGCCAAGGGCACTGTTCTGACCAGTATGATGAAAAGGCTTGACGTTGCCGTATATAATGAAGTTCTGTCTGTGCTTGAGGGCAGGTTCATTCCCGGCCCCAAGGAATACAATATTTCAAACAATGGTATCGGGCTTACTGAAATGAAATATTCAAAAGACCTGATAGCAGAAGATGTTCTGCAAAAACTGGCAGAACTGAAAGAGAAGCTGTCCAAGGGGCTGATCCGGTTGGACTGCCCGGACAAATAG
- the hydF gene encoding [FeFe] hydrogenase H-cluster maturation GTPase HydF, with product MSTETNSPKLAIAIAGRNNVGKSSIIRALSGIEADEVAPIAHEDEMYPLTRTEIQPLGPVTIYDTDAHIPHDDRAKVIREGLYSVDVVVIVTDDSGIMDEERELTSLLGERGIPCVMVFNKADIRRPSLADMEFCGSRGIRFVATSTVDGRGIDRLKKSITALAPEENMLDPVLARDLMGKGDFVICVVSEDPVSPKGRLGLPKSQVLREILDAGGIAVIVKEGELYQTISGHKRRPALVIADSQAVKKVMETVPGDVSMTTFPILFARHKGNLEQLVQGANAIDTLKDGDRVLIVEACPHHPKAEDLGKEMIPARIAGYTGRNIIFESKTGCGLPLDLSAYKLVVHCGACMADRADMLRRIRDCDRQQVPITNYGLAVAKVDGTLSRLIEPFFKDETEERKELTGKINVYRGSNSKAMHLVVPAEIHPEKAVPFNLMYIFGDIEVTKKHIGFSSLPFARGGQQKIKKSVEEYGYCFYKWPGRVLGADLGGLIDEEEDSTS from the coding sequence ATGAGCACCGAAACAAACAGCCCCAAACTGGCCATTGCCATTGCCGGAAGAAACAACGTGGGCAAGTCATCCATAATACGCGCACTATCAGGAATTGAAGCCGACGAAGTGGCTCCGATAGCCCATGAAGACGAGATGTACCCGCTGACCAGGACTGAGATTCAGCCTCTTGGTCCCGTTACCATTTATGATACGGATGCCCATATTCCACACGACGACAGGGCCAAAGTCATCCGGGAGGGCCTCTACAGCGTAGACGTTGTTGTTATTGTCACCGACGATTCGGGGATAATGGACGAAGAGCGTGAGTTGACCTCGCTTCTGGGAGAACGCGGAATCCCCTGCGTGATGGTTTTCAACAAGGCGGATATAAGAAGGCCGAGCCTAGCGGACATGGAATTCTGCGGTTCAAGAGGTATCCGGTTCGTGGCGACCTCGACAGTGGACGGCCGAGGCATAGACCGACTCAAGAAGTCCATTACCGCCCTCGCTCCGGAAGAAAACATGCTCGACCCTGTCCTCGCCCGCGATCTGATGGGCAAAGGAGACTTCGTGATATGCGTTGTTTCCGAGGACCCGGTATCCCCCAAAGGAAGACTAGGGCTGCCTAAATCACAGGTTCTAAGAGAAATTCTGGATGCAGGCGGAATAGCTGTCATAGTAAAGGAAGGAGAACTGTATCAGACTATCTCCGGGCACAAACGCCGACCGGCACTGGTCATTGCAGACTCGCAGGCTGTGAAAAAAGTTATGGAGACCGTCCCCGGTGATGTTTCCATGACCACCTTCCCGATTCTGTTTGCCCGGCACAAAGGGAACCTTGAACAGCTTGTTCAGGGAGCAAACGCAATTGACACCCTTAAAGACGGCGACCGGGTGCTCATAGTGGAAGCCTGCCCGCACCACCCCAAGGCGGAAGACCTTGGAAAGGAAATGATCCCGGCGCGCATAGCAGGATACACAGGGCGCAATATAATTTTTGAATCCAAAACAGGATGCGGGCTTCCCCTTGACTTGAGCGCATACAAACTTGTGGTCCACTGCGGAGCCTGCATGGCAGACAGAGCGGACATGCTCAGAAGAATAAGGGATTGCGACCGCCAACAGGTACCCATCACCAACTACGGGCTTGCCGTGGCCAAAGTTGACGGTACCCTGAGCAGGCTGATTGAGCCTTTTTTCAAGGACGAAACTGAAGAGCGAAAAGAACTTACCGGGAAAATCAATGTTTACCGGGGCAGCAACTCAAAAGCCATGCATCTCGTTGTTCCTGCTGAAATTCATCCGGAAAAAGCGGTTCCTTTCAACCTGATGTATATTTTCGGAGACATTGAGGTAACGAAAAAGCATATCGGTTTTTCATCCCTGCCCTTTGCCCGCGGCGGACAGCAGAAGATAAAAAAATCCGTGGAGGAATACGGATACTGCTTTTACAAGTGGCCAGGCAGAGTGCTTGGAGCTGACCTGGGAGGACTGATTGATGAGGAAGAGGACAGCACCAGTTAA
- the groES gene encoding co-chaperone GroES, translated as MKLKPLNDRVLVRRLEVEEKTVGGIIIPDSAKEKPLKGEVVAAGPGKVDDDGARIAMGIKEGDAVLFAKYAGTEISIDGVDHLIMREDDILAVVE; from the coding sequence ATGAAACTTAAGCCGCTTAATGACCGCGTTCTGGTCAGACGCCTTGAAGTGGAAGAAAAAACTGTAGGCGGAATCATCATCCCCGACTCCGCCAAGGAAAAACCCTTGAAAGGTGAAGTCGTTGCTGCCGGTCCCGGCAAAGTCGATGACGACGGTGCCAGAATCGCCATGGGAATTAAAGAAGGCGATGCTGTTCTTTTCGCAAAATACGCAGGCACGGAAATCAGCATCGACGGTGTGGACCACCTGATCATGCGCGAAGACGACATTCTTGCTGTCGTTGAATAA
- a CDS encoding chemotaxis protein CheX, with product MNVELAKPFIKATSDILTMMAMVTPKAGKPFVKKGNMATGDVTGIVGFTGNVSGSVSISFDKACAAQIVKNMLGDDIQDIVQDVKDAVGEITNMVSGQARAGLTEMGYKLQGSTPTVIMGDNHTIAHVTAGPVMAIPFTTEHGGFTIEFGFD from the coding sequence ATGAATGTAGAATTGGCTAAGCCTTTTATCAAGGCAACCTCTGATATTCTGACAATGATGGCCATGGTCACTCCCAAGGCCGGAAAACCTTTTGTAAAAAAAGGCAACATGGCCACAGGCGATGTTACCGGTATTGTCGGTTTTACAGGAAATGTCAGCGGAAGCGTTTCAATTTCATTCGACAAGGCTTGTGCCGCTCAGATCGTCAAGAATATGCTCGGTGATGATATTCAGGATATCGTTCAGGATGTAAAGGATGCGGTTGGTGAAATTACCAATATGGTCTCAGGGCAGGCCCGTGCCGGGCTCACCGAGATGGGGTACAAGCTTCAAGGCTCCACCCCGACAGTTATCATGGGTGACAACCATACAATTGCCCACGTTACAGCCGGTCCGGTAATGGCCATTCCTTTTACTACGGAGCACGGCGGTTTCACTATTGAATTCGGGTTTGATTAA